The Arcanobacterium pinnipediorum genome includes a region encoding these proteins:
- a CDS encoding dipeptide/oligopeptide/nickel ABC transporter permease/ATP-binding protein, producing the protein MGKKEKLAKVTQPGVRFTRIRNMNLGSRIALSVLALIVFISVIAPLIAPYEPDAIFDKWTAPNADHLFGTDHVGRDILSRLLYGGRFSMLIGICSTAIALFFGAIIGSIAAVVRKSISEVIMRILDIIMAVPGIAMAAVTVLVFSARFSSDNLAGLLVVIVCSIAFVYTPQLARIVRANVMSAYGEDYVRAIIVSGARAPWILTKHIMRNTAAPVLVFATVLVADAIILEASLTFIGSGLQSAMVPTWGNVLSDASSNLSIIVGKWWTAFFPGVMIMITVLCLNILSEGITDAMVAAPKGVSVAQVDATSKREADKLLLDPRKAYAEQAESLQARIDALREVEVKRIDRFVSDANTTPLLEVKNFSIKFPRHGDVNVVDNVSFTVAPGETMGLVGESGCGKSITALSIMGLIDPRAELSGELLYEGRNLLEMDPAERQSLLGHEMAMIYQDALSSLNPAMLIKSQMKQLTSRGGTRSAAELLELVGLDPKRTLESYPHELSGGQRQRVLIAMALTRDPKLVIADEPTTALDVTVQKQVIDLLNELRDKLGFAMVFVSHDLALVAEVAHSITVMYAGQVIEQAPTSELLLNPTHEYTRGLLGAVLSIESGSGRLHQVPGTVPSPKDFPIGDRFAPRSSHPDYGLDIRPVLTEVGPRHYYAALPPRPESQTTDTAKAGEAL; encoded by the coding sequence ATGGGAAAGAAAGAAAAACTCGCAAAAGTTACTCAGCCCGGGGTACGTTTTACGCGTATTCGTAATATGAACCTGGGATCGCGGATAGCTCTATCAGTCTTAGCGCTTATCGTTTTTATCTCGGTGATCGCGCCCTTGATTGCACCTTACGAACCGGATGCGATCTTTGATAAGTGGACGGCACCAAATGCAGACCATCTCTTTGGTACTGATCACGTAGGTCGTGATATCTTGAGCCGATTGCTTTACGGCGGTCGTTTCTCGATGCTTATCGGAATTTGTTCCACTGCTATCGCTCTGTTCTTCGGTGCAATTATCGGTTCTATTGCTGCAGTTGTGCGCAAGTCAATTTCTGAAGTGATCATGCGCATTCTCGATATCATTATGGCAGTACCCGGCATTGCAATGGCCGCGGTAACGGTTTTGGTTTTCTCGGCACGGTTTAGTTCAGATAACCTAGCAGGTCTATTGGTTGTTATCGTCTGTTCAATTGCCTTCGTCTACACCCCACAGCTTGCCCGCATTGTGCGAGCTAACGTGATGAGTGCTTACGGTGAAGACTATGTACGGGCAATCATCGTCTCTGGCGCCCGCGCTCCGTGGATCTTGACCAAGCACATCATGCGTAACACTGCTGCTCCGGTTTTGGTATTCGCCACCGTTTTGGTTGCAGATGCAATTATTCTCGAAGCATCGTTGACCTTCATCGGTTCTGGTTTGCAATCAGCTATGGTTCCCACATGGGGAAATGTCCTCTCCGACGCCTCATCTAATCTCTCGATTATCGTTGGCAAGTGGTGGACTGCGTTCTTCCCTGGCGTCATGATCATGATTACGGTCTTGTGTTTGAACATCCTGTCCGAAGGTATCACCGATGCTATGGTGGCAGCTCCTAAGGGCGTTTCGGTTGCACAAGTCGATGCAACGTCTAAGCGTGAAGCCGATAAGCTTCTGCTCGATCCACGCAAGGCATACGCAGAGCAGGCTGAATCGCTCCAAGCACGAATTGATGCTTTACGCGAAGTTGAAGTGAAACGCATCGATCGGTTTGTATCGGACGCTAATACTACGCCACTTCTTGAGGTGAAGAATTTCTCGATCAAGTTCCCGCGCCATGGTGATGTTAATGTCGTCGATAACGTCTCGTTCACCGTTGCTCCCGGGGAAACGATGGGCTTAGTTGGAGAGTCGGGCTGTGGTAAATCGATTACAGCCTTGTCAATCATGGGTCTTATTGATCCACGAGCTGAGCTTTCCGGAGAGTTACTATACGAGGGACGTAATCTTCTCGAAATGGATCCGGCAGAACGCCAGAGTTTGCTCGGCCACGAAATGGCAATGATCTACCAAGACGCACTGAGCTCACTCAATCCGGCGATGCTGATCAAGTCACAGATGAAGCAGCTCACCTCGCGTGGTGGTACTCGTAGTGCGGCAGAACTCCTCGAACTCGTTGGACTGGATCCGAAGCGGACCCTAGAATCCTATCCACACGAACTATCTGGTGGTCAGCGCCAGCGCGTCCTCATTGCTATGGCATTGACCCGTGATCCCAAGCTCGTGATTGCTGACGAACCAACCACAGCTTTGGACGTTACAGTCCAAAAGCAGGTTATTGATTTGCTCAATGAGTTGCGTGACAAGCTTGGATTCGCAATGGTGTTCGTTTCCCACGATTTGGCACTCGTTGCTGAGGTAGCACATTCGATTACAGTTATGTACGCCGGTCAAGTCATCGAACAAGCACCAACCAGTGAGCTGTTGCTCAACCCAACACACGAATACACTCGTGGCTTGCTCGGTGCTGTGCTGTCCATCGAATCCGGTTCCGGTCGTCTCCACCAGGTTCCCGGAACTGTGCCATCGCCTAAGGACTTCCCAATTGGTGATCGCTTCGCTCCACGTTCCTCACATCCGGATTACGGATTGGACATCCGTCCGGTCTTGACCGAAGTTGGCCCACGCCACTACTATGCCGCGTTGCCACCACGGCCAGAATCACAAACCACTGATACTGCAAAGGCAGGTGAAGCACTGTGA
- a CDS encoding ABC transporter permease, which produces MNNLLRLIGRRLVALPVMVLGVTVLVFLIMALSPIDPAYATLGENATPTELEAFREQQGLNEPLLVRLGIYILNLVQGDLGIYGVGVSNTVSSLIAQALPITLQLTFFGLILAVLVSFPLGVVAAIYRDRWPDQLIRVISVISIGTPSFWLAVLLVLAFIGKLPVSGVLPGIFDDFGGWFVRMLLPAVALAIPVIGQMTRVVRTSMVEELDRDYVRTALGAGIPKSIVIGRNVLRNALITPVTVLGLRVGYLMGGAVVIEIIFAINGMGQVLIKGIQNNWVNLVQGGALVVAIAFIIVNIVVDMLYLLINPRIRSV; this is translated from the coding sequence ATGAATAATTTACTAAGACTAATCGGACGTCGCCTTGTTGCGCTACCAGTCATGGTGCTGGGCGTAACAGTGCTCGTCTTCTTAATTATGGCGTTATCGCCAATTGACCCAGCCTATGCAACGCTCGGTGAAAACGCGACTCCTACAGAGCTTGAAGCGTTCCGTGAGCAGCAAGGCTTGAACGAACCTCTGTTGGTTCGTCTTGGAATCTACATACTGAATCTTGTGCAAGGCGATCTCGGAATCTATGGTGTGGGCGTTTCGAACACAGTATCGTCATTGATCGCTCAGGCTTTGCCCATTACTCTCCAATTAACCTTCTTTGGCCTTATTTTAGCCGTATTGGTTTCCTTCCCACTCGGCGTGGTCGCTGCGATCTACCGCGATCGATGGCCCGATCAACTCATCCGAGTTATTTCTGTTATCAGCATTGGAACTCCATCTTTCTGGTTAGCTGTTCTTCTCGTTCTTGCTTTTATTGGAAAACTGCCGGTATCGGGTGTATTGCCCGGAATCTTTGACGATTTTGGTGGCTGGTTTGTGCGTATGCTCTTGCCTGCTGTAGCACTGGCAATCCCAGTCATCGGGCAAATGACGCGTGTTGTGCGTACATCCATGGTTGAAGAATTAGACCGTGATTACGTGCGTACTGCATTGGGTGCCGGTATTCCAAAATCAATCGTTATTGGTCGTAATGTTTTGCGAAACGCTCTGATCACTCCGGTTACTGTTTTGGGTCTGCGCGTAGGCTATTTGATGGGCGGCGCTGTTGTTATCGAAATTATTTTCGCGATTAACGGTATGGGGCAAGTACTGATTAAAGGTATCCAGAATAACTGGGTGAACCTAGTACAAGGTGGTGCATTAGTTGTTGCTATCGCATTTATCATTGTCAATATTGTGGTTGACATGCTCTATTTACTGATTAATCCACGTATTAGGTCGGTGTGA